The following are encoded together in the Blastocatellia bacterium genome:
- a CDS encoding 1-acyl-sn-glycerol-3-phosphate acyltransferase — MQDNQDNKNAVESLSSVYPSPEELAVLEPHEQRFFRFVHAMNQGRWKDFWTWCQKLFGKLWIDICTYNLMRLYGLENLNTIDPKRPVLIVANHRSFFDLYVVSAMLYKNTTWKKHLYFPVRARFFYESWLGMFVNLVMGLWSMYPPIFHDAKKRLFDQYSSRCLMRLCREGEGNIIGFHPEGTRNKSTDPYSFLPAQPGVGKIIKETQPQVIPVFIAGLRADNLPKQVLGNWTGGPKIRIHFGACLDMSEFHAMKNHVRTYKAIGDHVMAKVAELGENDRALYAPETKQLTTVETKENNQEIVVK, encoded by the coding sequence ATGCAAGATAACCAAGATAACAAAAATGCTGTTGAAAGCTTATCATCAGTTTATCCCTCTCCAGAAGAATTAGCCGTGCTAGAACCACATGAGCAACGCTTTTTCCGCTTTGTACATGCTATGAATCAGGGGCGTTGGAAAGATTTTTGGACTTGGTGCCAAAAACTTTTTGGTAAACTTTGGATTGATATTTGTACTTATAATTTAATGCGTCTTTATGGACTAGAAAACTTAAACACAATTGATCCAAAACGTCCTGTGCTTATAGTTGCTAACCATCGCTCATTTTTTGATTTATATGTAGTTTCAGCAATGCTTTATAAAAATACTACTTGGAAAAAACATCTTTATTTTCCTGTTAGAGCGCGATTTTTCTATGAGTCTTGGCTAGGAATGTTTGTTAATTTAGTTATGGGGCTTTGGTCAATGTATCCACCAATTTTCCATGATGCTAAAAAACGGCTCTTTGATCAATATTCTTCACGCTGTTTAATGAGGCTTTGCAGAGAAGGCGAAGGTAATATCATAGGTTTTCATCCAGAAGGTACACGTAATAAATCAACCGACCCTTATTCATTTCTTCCTGCTCAACCTGGAGTAGGTAAAATTATTAAAGAAACACAACCGCAAGTAATACCTGTATTTATTGCTGGACTTCGGGCAGATAATTTGCCTAAACAAGTTTTAGGCAACTGGACAGGTGGCCCAAAAATCCGTATCCATTTTGGGGCTTGCCTAGATATGAGCGAGTTTCATGCTATGAAAAATCATGTCCGCACCTATAAAGCAATTGGCGATCATGTAATGGCTAAAGTAGCAGAACTTGGTGAAAACGACCGCGCTCTTTATGCACCAGAAACTAAACAACTTACCACAGTTGAAACTAAAGAAAATAACCAAGAAATAGTAGTAAAATGA
- a CDS encoding GNAT family N-acetyltransferase yields the protein MLEQIIEVVQENFMISTDKSKLDLSVIYVFLTKSYWATNIPIHVVKKSIENSLCFGVYDRGKQVGFARVLSDYATFAYIADVFILPENRGNGLSKFLMQTIKTHPELQNLRRWMLATRDAHTLYEKFGFVRLIDPDPIMVISNPNIYQSHQE from the coding sequence ATGCTTGAGCAGATTATAGAAGTTGTACAAGAAAATTTTATGATTAGCACAGATAAATCAAAGCTAGATTTATCTGTGATTTATGTTTTTTTAACTAAATCTTATTGGGCAACTAATATTCCTATTCATGTTGTAAAAAAATCTATTGAAAATTCGCTTTGTTTTGGTGTTTATGATAGGGGTAAACAAGTTGGATTTGCTAGGGTACTTTCTGATTATGCTACATTTGCTTATATAGCTGATGTTTTTATCTTGCCTGAAAATCGTGGAAATGGCTTATCAAAATTCTTAATGCAAACAATTAAAACACATCCTGAGCTACAAAACTTAAGACGTTGGATGTTAGCAACAAGAGATGCTCATACACTTTATGAAAAATTTGGTTTTGTTAGACTAATTGATCCAGATCCTATTATGGTTATCTCTAATCCCAATATTTATCAATCCCATCAAGAATAA
- a CDS encoding diacylglycerol kinase family lipid kinase: MTSNIPLIIVNPASANGSTRRNWPGLAARISNYFGQFNCVFTKKAGDAKDLAASAANGGRKFIIACGGDGTISEVVNGILSSDSNNIELGILPHGSGGDFRKTLDLPSRFEDAAHALANGISQEIDVGQVTFINTKKIEETRYFINVASFGMGGEVVKRTESSNKTFGGTLAYAYATLATTLSYECPEIFLQCDELAKQRWRIATGIVANGCYFGGGMKIAPNAELTDGLFDVVVVKELSKLAILANTHHLYAGTHLDLSYVASTKVKKIKAWAVDSKRIVRLELDGEFVGQLPATFELKAQKINIRCPKSKNFLALTYQAKGCID, translated from the coding sequence ATGACTAGTAACATTCCACTAATAATTGTTAATCCTGCGTCGGCTAATGGTTCAACCAGACGCAATTGGCCCGGACTAGCAGCACGAATTAGTAACTATTTTGGACAATTTAATTGTGTTTTTACTAAAAAAGCTGGTGACGCTAAAGATTTAGCTGCAAGTGCTGCCAATGGTGGGAGAAAATTTATTATTGCTTGTGGTGGAGATGGGACAATTTCAGAAGTTGTTAACGGGATTTTAAGTAGCGACTCAAATAATATAGAGCTAGGAATACTACCTCATGGAAGTGGTGGAGATTTTCGCAAAACCTTAGACCTCCCCTCTCGATTTGAAGATGCTGCTCACGCTCTAGCTAATGGTATTTCACAAGAAATTGATGTTGGACAAGTTACTTTTATTAATACTAAAAAAATAGAAGAAACCCGCTATTTTATTAATGTAGCTTCTTTTGGTATGGGTGGGGAAGTCGTCAAACGTACAGAGTCTTCAAATAAAACTTTTGGTGGGACACTGGCTTATGCCTATGCTACTTTAGCTACTACTTTATCTTATGAATGCCCAGAAATTTTTCTTCAATGTGATGAGTTAGCAAAACAACGTTGGCGAATTGCTACGGGTATAGTTGCTAATGGATGTTATTTTGGTGGAGGTATGAAAATAGCTCCTAATGCAGAATTAACAGACGGACTTTTTGATGTGGTGGTTGTAAAAGAATTAAGTAAACTAGCGATTTTAGCAAATACTCATCATCTTTATGCTGGAACACACTTAGATTTATCCTATGTAGCATCTACTAAAGTAAAAAAAATAAAAGCTTGGGCAGTTGACTCTAAAAGAATAGTAAGACTAGAGTTAGATGGGGAATTTGTTGGTCAACTGCCAGCTACTTTTGAACTAAAAGCACAAAAAATTAATATTCGCTGTCCAAAATCTAAAAACTTCTTGGCACTCACATACCAAGCTAAAGGTTGTATAGATTAG
- a CDS encoding response regulator, producing the protein MKALIIDDENDIRRIARLALTKVGKMEVIDASTGLEGIEKATLEKPDVILLDVMMPTMDGPTVLAALKENPVTKEIPVIFLTAKAMPAELERLKALGAKGVLTKPFDPLILANQVKSLID; encoded by the coding sequence ATGAAAGCTTTGATTATAGACGATGAAAATGATATTCGCCGTATTGCTCGACTCGCTTTAACTAAAGTAGGAAAAATGGAAGTAATTGATGCAAGTACAGGTTTAGAAGGGATAGAAAAAGCTACATTAGAAAAACCAGATGTAATTTTGCTGGATGTTATGATGCCTACAATGGATGGCCCGACCGTGCTTGCTGCATTAAAAGAAAATCCTGTTACAAAGGAAATTCCTGTAATTTTTTTAACTGCCAAAGCCATGCCAGCCGAACTAGAACGACTAAAAGCTTTAGGGGCCAAAGGTGTACTTACAAAACCTTTTGACCCTTTAATTTTAGCTAATCAAGTAAAAAGTTTAATTGATTAA
- a CDS encoding alpha/beta hydrolase, with protein MTKLTEPKNKLFYWVWRVSKVSLISYIAVLTFLYSIQNLLVFPGRSTQGKAEANFIPPKGTELVKLTTKTGDKIVALWGQALDPSAQPLSDAQNKPTMIYFYGNGMCLKECLIEFQRFRMLGVNVIIPEYVGYGLSSGSASEQNCYATSEVVYEYLLTTKEVNPGKIIISGWSLGSAVAIDLASKKAAAGLVTFSAFTSMIDMARQLYPFLPIPKFILVNHFANKEKISNIKCPVFISHGKADDLIPWQMSQSLAKLVEGSKTEVYIDGIDHIIFLADDQKLLKVLGEFLQRL; from the coding sequence ATGACTAAACTTACTGAGCCAAAAAACAAGTTATTTTATTGGGTTTGGCGTGTTAGTAAAGTTAGTCTAATTAGTTATATTGCTGTGCTAACATTTTTATATTCTATTCAAAACCTACTAGTTTTTCCTGGTCGTAGCACTCAAGGAAAAGCTGAAGCCAATTTTATTCCACCCAAAGGTACAGAACTAGTCAAACTTACGACCAAAACAGGAGATAAAATTGTTGCTCTCTGGGGTCAGGCCCTAGACCCATCAGCACAACCCTTATCTGACGCTCAAAATAAGCCTACTATGATTTATTTTTATGGTAATGGAATGTGCTTAAAAGAATGTCTAATAGAATTTCAACGTTTCCGCATGTTAGGTGTAAATGTAATTATTCCAGAATATGTTGGTTACGGGTTAAGTAGTGGTAGTGCTAGCGAGCAAAATTGTTATGCTACATCAGAAGTAGTATACGAATATTTGCTTACTACTAAAGAAGTAAATCCTGGAAAAATTATTATTAGTGGTTGGTCATTAGGTTCAGCCGTAGCAATTGATCTAGCATCAAAAAAGGCGGCTGCTGGACTTGTAACATTTAGTGCTTTTACTAGTATGATTGATATGGCACGTCAACTTTACCCTTTTTTACCAATACCTAAATTTATTTTAGTTAATCATTTTGCAAATAAAGAAAAAATTTCTAATATCAAATGTCCTGTTTTTATAAGTCATGGAAAAGCAGATGATTTAATTCCTTGGCAAATGAGTCAAAGTTTAGCCAAACTTGTTGAAGGCAGTAAAACAGAGGTTTATATTGATGGTATTGACCATATAATTTTTTTAGCAGATGATCAAAAATTGCTAAAAGTATTAGGAGAATTTTTACAACGCCTTTAA